A window from Negativicutes bacterium encodes these proteins:
- a CDS encoding energy-coupling factor transporter transmembrane protein EcfT, with protein MLNDVVIGQYFPGNSLIHQLDPRTKIISLTIFIIAVFLANNYFLYSLLGVFILFNILLAKVSFKLIFKSLKPLWVVILFTALIHLFTTNGLVLWEFGTLTITKEGLQQAIFMSSRLTFLIIMSTILTLTTSPIALTDGIEKLLNPCKKVGLPVHELAMMMTIALRFIPTLLEETGRIIKAQQARGADFSSGNIIKKAENIIPILVPLFISAFRRADELATAMEARCYRGGEGRTRMNELKVSLKDYIVISLMILGLIAIVYYNYVGVKYL; from the coding sequence ATGCTAAATGACGTTGTTATTGGACAATATTTCCCGGGAAATTCTTTAATTCATCAGCTTGATCCAAGGACTAAAATAATCAGTTTAACCATCTTCATTATTGCAGTGTTTTTAGCTAATAATTATTTTTTATACTCTTTATTAGGAGTATTTATACTATTCAATATATTGCTGGCTAAGGTAAGTTTTAAGCTGATTTTTAAATCGTTAAAGCCTTTGTGGGTAGTTATTTTATTTACAGCTCTGATTCATTTATTTACAACTAATGGACTTGTTTTATGGGAGTTTGGCACCTTAACTATAACCAAAGAAGGCTTGCAACAAGCTATTTTTATGTCATCTCGCCTAACTTTTTTGATTATAATGTCCACTATTTTAACTTTAACAACATCACCGATAGCACTGACAGATGGAATAGAAAAACTGTTAAATCCTTGTAAAAAAGTAGGATTGCCAGTACATGAATTGGCGATGATGATGACGATTGCGTTACGATTTATTCCAACATTATTAGAGGAAACAGGAAGAATTATTAAAGCACAACAAGCGCGTGGTGCTGATTTTTCATCAGGAAATATTATCAAAAAAGCAGAAAATATAATTCCCATTTTAGTACCACTATTTATCAGTGCTTTTCGAAGAGCTGACGAATTAGCAACAGCGATGGAAGCACGTTGTTATCGTGGTGGTGAGGGAAGGACTAGAATGAACGAACTAAAAGTTAGTCTAAAAGATTATATTGTAATTAGTTTAATGATATTAGGATTGATAGCAATAGTGTACTACAATTATGTTGGTGTGAAATATTTATGA